ACGACATTGTTAAGAGAATGTATTGGAAATGCGGTCTTCTTCAGCATTTATGAGTATGTCCGCTATCACATGCATTTACAATTGAAATCTGCTTCAACTGACCACAGAAACTTGATTGACGTGGGAGTTGGGATTGCTAGTGGTGGCCTTGGTGGTATAGCAGTATGCATCTTCACAATTTAACGTTCTCTAGTACACAAGCTCACATTCTTATTCCACTAGACTTATAAATTCTGATGTTCTCACCCTATGTCCAGTTTTGGTTGGCTGTTCTACCCTTGGACGTGGCAAAAACCATAATTCAGACGACTCCAGATAAGAACGCAACAAGAAATCCATTTCAAATCTTGAGCTTGGTAAGGAcacccctttctctctctctctctctctctctctctctctctctctctctctctctctctctctctctcccaatcCCCCGGAAAATGTTTAAATTGGCCTTTGTTCTTTTTTCCTCTGTAGATTTACAGAAGGGCTGGATTGAAAGGATGCTATATTGGCTTGGGTCCTACTATTGTTCGGGCTTTTCCTGCTAATGCAGCAGCAATCGTCACCTGGGAGTTGGCCATAAAACTATTAGGCATCAAGCGCGACTAAGCATTTCTCTACAATAACCAAATGCTTCCAACCTGTTTGGCAACTTTTAAACCGCATTCAGCAAGAGAAAATTCTTTCACTCAGATGAACTCCAAGGGTGTTACTATGCATTGTTTTCTCGATTTAAGGAGCTCGAACATTTTTTCTACAAGAAAATATCAGAGATTGGAGTGGTTTGTTGTGAGATTTTTTTTGTAATGATTGTTGAAAAGTTTGTATCAAGGATTTCACATGTTTTATTGTAATTTCTGTCAGCTGAAATAGAAGTTTTTCTAACAAAGCAGCCAAGAAGTTTTCGTTGGTGTTTTTCTGTTCTTGATATTACAATTTTTTGAAAGATTAGAGAGAAAGGTCTGGACATGGCTAATTCATATGGTAAATTTGATAGCCCTCCCCGTCCCGTCACACCCGAAATGTGatgatgtatatatatatgctgtAATATGAGTGAATGTGTTCATATTTGTGGCTATATTGGTATCAACAAGTAAAATACATGCTAAACATAATTAGATTGGTAATATTAACGAACACTGTGACGGTTCATTTCACGTACATGTTATTCATAACATAATAATAAGAAAGATCTTAGGACAAAATACCATGATAATGTATGATAAAAGTTAGTGACAAATTAAAGCATGTGAAGAAAACAAGAATTATCGTTACCAACTGAACAGATCAAGTGGTAGGGTTGTTTCAAATCACAgccaagaatcatgaagcacaatttCAAGGTTCAAAATTGTGCTAGCAAAGAAGCCAATATTCCTTAATTAATGCATACCGGGGGGCCCGGGGGGTGGGGTGTGGGAGTTTCAGTGGTGCATACGTATAATGAAGGCCGAGGGTTGACAGAAGATAGGGAGCTTATCGTATGCTTAGTAGAAACTAATAAGGGCtcgtttgaatgtgtttttaaaatggttAAAAGTAAGTCAATCTTCCTTAATTAATGCACACTGGGGGGGGGGAAGGCCGAGGGTTGACAGAAGATAGGGAGCTTATCGTATGCTAGATGGAAACTAAtaagagctcgtttggatgtgtttttaaaatggttaaaagtacttttaaagaaaatattttttggttctaaaagcacttaaaaTGTTTTCTGCAATAAGCACTAATTATGTActtcttccaggaagcactttaagtgcttttcagaatttacttgcatttttactaaggattagttctaaaaacattttcaacaaaagcgctttcagttatttaaaaaacacatccaaacaagTACTAAATTAATTAGAAATGCCGCCTCCATGTCCATGTTATTGTAGGGAGGTCTTCCGACGCCGCTCATTGTGTCCAGCTAATCGCCGGCGACAACTCCTTTTACGGTCATCAAACTCCGATAGGCTGTGAAACCTGTCAATGCACCACCATTCATTCATTATTCGACTCATGACTCTAGTGTCTTTCCTACCATGCACTTGAATGCACTTTTTTAAATGCACAGTCAAGTTTATTAGGGACATATTGACAACTCTAAATAAACTATAGAGTTAAAGAATCAACAAAATCAACGACAATTCGCATTTTTCTTAAAAAGGGCAGTTAATCATTCTTTAGAAAAATTTGTATGTGTGTATCTACAATTTATGTTGATGTAGAACAAAAGGCCGAAATGATTGAAGAGGAAATGGACCGTCGGAAGGCAAAAGGATGCAATGAGAATTTGCAACTTTGGCGTTCGAGTTCCAATTTAGGCCTATGATACATTTTCAAAAAGGGAACGATGCCATGGTTCAAACATACAATGGATTTTGGCCATCCGAGATTGTTTCAGCCTCCAAAACGTAGTTTTAATTTATGTTATAAAGATCGAACATTTGGGTTGTCGTCCGATTAATGTTGAATTATTGTCATTTTAATGTCGAGAGTCCTTTGAGTTGTTTTAGGGGTTGTAACCCGTTTATTTAAGCCTTTTGACTGTTTCAATGTGATtatcaattatcaattaaagTCTAAACACAACTACTTTTCGACTTTCTCTCAAACTCTGATGGACTCCAAAATTCTTGTTTTTTGAGGGTTTACGGCTGTATCTCTCCTGCTTCGTGCTgcgtcatatatatatataatttctaaGTGcatgaaattaacaaaaattatgTGTCTACATGAATAGTAATTAGGCAACAATTAAGAAAACCGTTTAGCTAGGCATACTCACTAATATGGAATTCTCTCCATAAGATATGGCATGAAACTGTAGGTGTGGGGTTCTTGCAAGTTTAATTCATACTATAAACTTAAACTACCTGGGAAccttttcttttgaaaaaactTTAAGGGAAAAGGTAAACCCTGCATTTCCCAGCAAAAGAGCTCTCTGAAAGAGGgcactttatttatttattttcttgatcATTATCACATGAGAGAAGAACTCCATAGATAAAAATGTTTGAAGGTTGTCTAAATGTTTAATGGAAGAGTTATTATTTGCAAAACTGTGGTAGTTGAAAAAACGGTTCTAAAATTGTTACCTGCTACACTGCTGGCAAAAGCGCTGCCGGATTCCACCCATGAACACCGCCGGAGCCTTGGCATGAACGTCACAGACCTTGTGGCGGCGGTAGTATTGCTTTAAATCACTCAAGTCAGCATTGCAACAATCTACCTTACAACATGGCCCTGCTGTAGACCCTCCTGCACCAGATCTTCTCCCTGTAGGAGGAGGAGCAGTACtattcatcatcatcactgtatCTCTCCTCTCATCCTCACCATCCACTATAGATGGTGTCCCACTcctactttcttcttcttcctcctcctcctcttcctcttcctcgtATTTCACCAAGATCCTCTTTCCATGACCTCTGCCTGATTCCATATTTTTCCGACGAAAGGAGAAGCAAAGAAATGAGAGGAGAAGGAAGATGTTAAATTCAAAGGAGAAGCAGGCTAAAATGAAAACATTGATCAAACAGCAAAGGTGTAGAAAAAGGAAGAGAagcgtgtgtgtgtgagagagagaggaccaCAAGTTCCATTTGTTACTTTGTGAGCACAAAGTATAATAGTGAATGGTACCTCCAAACCCTAGAAATATTTACTCCAATAACACATCATCTACATATGATTTTTACACTACAACAACATAACACAGTTCAAACTCATCTTCACTAATTAATATCTAACCTCAATTTTAGACTTAATTAGTGCTCGTTTAGAGGCACTTTTCTATAAAACCATTTGGATGAAGGAACACTTTTTATGTGTTTCTCCTCCTAAATGATGTTGGGCGCCCTCTCAAAATTACTTCTAGACGAACCTTTATTAATCACTACTTATATTAGGTACAGCCACGAATTTAGTGACTAAATTTGGGTTCGGCTAAACCAGCTAGGGGTCAGCTACAGCTAGGTTATTTCGAAGGACACTTTTTTGTAATTTGAGATGGCCTGGAGGACACTGAAACGCGTTAATGCATGTGTGATTATTACGCCATATAATTTTTATATAGAGCACAGAGCTTATGTCTAATCCAATCATGGATCAACCTAATCAACAACtcaatttttgtaaaaatgaatTTGATTTGTACATCTGTCTAttcgttacaagtttatgttAGAACGAGTCTCACATAGGTAGAATAAATGACTTTACATGagtttataagtaagttggatTACTTTTCATGTTGCCAATTGACTTTATAGTAgaacctcaattttcttcacGGTTTCAGAGCAGGTTGTCCCACGTGTGAAGTCAAACGGCCACATGTGCTCCATGTCACCCCATTGTGTTGTTTACGTATTGGGCTTGAAAATTCGACACATGTGAGGGGGCTTGTTAAGAATGAGTCGCACATTGATGGAATATGGATCTTGCGTGGGCTTATAAGTAAATTGAGTTACTCTCAAACTGATTTTATGATGAAACCTCAATTTTATTCAACCTAAAACCCTATAAAAATTAAAGATATGTTATAATTCATAGGGTTAGGTTTAACTAtatgaatatatacatatatagataTTGCCAGTCCTTTTCATAGAGAGTGTGACGACTCCTTCATTCACAATGTATTATAATTATTGGAAAGTGAAGGGTGAAAGgcgaaaaaaaaaccctaaatggtCCAATGAGGTAGCAACAGTGATTATCATGCTTTGACACATATGGTACTATATATTGTCACTTATAAATAGGGGTTGGTCCCCATTTGTACGATCCAACCCATGAGCAAGTTCATGTGCAACATAGAGCACCCGTGGGTTTCAAATCGAATCCCTTAGATTTGGATTAATTAGTGTAACATATTCAAATGTACTATGACGAGAATGGCATATTCTAATTGATTGGGTTAGACATCACAATGGGCGAGCTGCAAACTAGGTATCAAATGTAACACACAAATATGTGTGAGTCAAACATGAGACCTCTTACTTACcggtgaagatgaataccaatAAATTATAGTACTAGCTAGTTGGTAGTTTTTTATTATGAacattaaacaaacaaatagaAGATGAGCCTTGCACCAACAAACTATGATCCCTTATTTTAATTGCCAAATGAGGCAACGCATAACTTAACAGTTGCTTATCGATTAAGAAAATTTGGTTCAATTGAGTTCAAATACAAGATGGGTATAGCGtgtgaaataaaattttattttttttgtcaaacgatagattttattagattagatgttagattagccaccaaCGAAGTTTGAACCCACATCATCATGTAAGGATTCCACATCTTTTCACCACTGTGATAAAGGGGCACTTACCGTGTGAAATAAAATTAGTGAACTTAATAAATGTAGACCTAAATAATTGAGTTTGATAGAGAATTTAGTGGTGGAGGAAAAGCCCTTAGAAGAAAGGGGACGGACAAACTCACAGCATGAATGCACCATGATTCACACATCCCATCACAGCTTTTTTccctgaattttattttttcttgtttttggacTCGTCTATAGCATAGCATGGCATGAGAAACTGAGAATGACTTCTCTGTCTGTGGCTCTCGGTACATCGTGTGACATTTCGAACAAACAATACAATCTTGTGCATTTTTGCATTAACACATGATATTGCATTGTTAATGTCAATGACATGATGTTGTATTGGAATACATGTAAGTTTCTCTCCAAAGTTTAGATCCGGCATTTATGACGGCCAAATTCAACCCTAATTTGGACACAACTAGCCCACTAGGCCCAAGAAGCTTAACTTAATTACAATCTTGGATCTAGATCCTTGACCCATTTTTGTTTGGGCTGCAATTTTAGcccatttttgtttggtttacaATCTTACATGTAGTCCAACCAAATGGTGGCCGAAGTCATTGAGCCCTTCTTACTAGGCAAAAGTTGCTCGACATTGAAGCCAGTAGTTATTGAGCCCTTAATATACTGGGAAATATTTGTTTAACAATGGGCCCAAATTATCATATATTTTCATGCATAGTACAAAAGTGCATGCGAGATGTTGCGGGTGTTTAAAatgtttttaatatatatacatacagaaGAGGTTATAGAAGCTGGATTTATATACATAAGTTCAGAGTTATCAACAAGATTGGCAATAGTAAATCAGttcattttgagttttaatttagATTGAATTTGCATCTACTTAGAGGTCGAGGACCACACAATGTGGACTACACTAGTAGAGTAACCACTAATTACAAGGCTTGATTATTGGCTTTTTCTTTGAGTGATTGGGGGTTAAGTAATGATAATATTGTTTGACTTGACCATATACAAAAATGATCATATAGCTTAATAGTAATACTATAACTACCAACACATACAAATATATTATATAAGTAATGATAATATTGTGTTCTTAACCAACTCAGCTATAAACTTCTTTCTAAGAAAGAGTTTGCAGTAAATAGTTGTTTAGTTGTCATATTAATCATTTTAGCTTTTTCTTttagctaatttttttttttagtacaaacaATATTCTACACTTACATGAGTGTTTGAATTCGAAATAGAGTGAGTTGGAGAGGCAAACCTTAAATTACCACTTACCCATAACTTCTGGttttattattcaatttacttaatgttaaaaaaaaattatagcatTTCATACCGAACAAAGGATGATTCTCTTAATATTTGACGGAAATATATACCCGACCAAATGTCCAACCTTTTCATGTCACGAAGGTTGAAGAGAGGGTTTAATCACACCTAATGCCAATGTTTGGCATAATTACCTCTCTCTCATCATAATTACTTCTTATCACCATGCAATGCATATCCACTAATCACATTCCACAACATATTAGTTAAATATGATAAATGCCAATTAATCAGGAGAAAATGAGGGAAGGTTTGGGGTGAGACACCTTGAAGTGGAATAGTACCACCCTCACTCTCATAATCACCTGTCACAAATCATTTGCCCATTCCGAACAAAGTCAAGCCACATACATGTGGTTGTGGGGAGTTGGCCATGAAAATGAACCATGTGCATAATGTAATAATcgtcgatgcaaatttccgccgttTTCAGTcttgatgaaaatgcacctgcaaaacaatcaacacatttgatcaaagacctaagcctcacgcgcccacgaggtGGGGGGGTAGGTCAACGGATCTCCGGTGCCTAAATTAGTTTATctgagagagtaaagtgtttagggtttttttaggGGTGCAAAAATCTCTCCAAAATTGGTAGAATATGGTGTATTTATAGAGCTAGGGCTTGCCATATGGGTttaatggagaaatattctctaattattctcaagatattaaataggaaataatatcttgagataataggGTAATTATCctaattgaattaaattatgattacttacttgattggagtcaatcttcacATGAGAATGTATTAAAGGTAGGGTAATAAATCCTTGTATTTTATTCCTTGCCAATGGCAGGTGAGTTGTAGGCAATTGTGTTCAGCTGCTGAGTCATCCAAGGATGTGAGATGCGCGAGGGAGCATCTAAGAAACATGCtcatttattgagggcaatcttgtcttttttgaataaaagtccacgtatcgcctctagaatttttgggattattttttgctccacaataaTGATGGTGAAAGGTAGGTTAAATAACCCATAGACTTTCAATCTAGCCGTatttctctttttaattttgtaaaagATTTCAAGTTCGAACAACATATATGTTCCATTAATATATATGATTAACCAGCACTAAGGTCCAATTGACGAAGAGGTTTATATTATTACAGTTAATAAGATTAAcctaaaaataaatgtttttcatttgttaATGGACAAAAGAATTCAAGATCGACCAACGTAATCATATCAATGTAAGATTACCAAACCATACATATAATTATGAAGGCATGATAATTTATGATTTACAAATCCCTCGATGATCATTAATTATTGTGCatgctcctctctctctctctctctctctctctctctctctctctctctctatatgtatatatataaaagatgaAGAGCATGATCTGTTGACAGCTTGTTACATAGAATGAGTGATTGACGGTTCTCACTACCATTATGCTCTTAATTAACAATTTTTTATCCAACATTAATACTAAAGTATAATCATCAACTAAATTATATTTCTCTACATATGCATCCGGATTCATGTTCGATCACCATCAATTCTCCTTCCTCAtaacatttaacaatttaaccAAATCTCCCTCCCTCATAATATTTAACAATTTAACCAACTAATACTATTCtttgtaataataatataaaaaaaaaactaaattacaTTTTCACAAAGTGGAAGAAACCTCCATCAACATCGCTGCCCTAATCCATGTCTATTAATACATCGTTGGATTTGATCAGTCTACCAATATACGTGAAACAAgtggactctctctctctctctcatgaatAGATTAGCAATTAAATCAAATAGTGTCAGGGCACACCCAATTTGATTATTGTCCTTATTAATCCCCAACATTCTGAAGGCCCCACGGGACCGGCGGCACTTGAAACTTCTAGATATATAGCAATTAGTCCTTCCAGCCCAGCTTAATCCTAAACAATATAATTATAACATTATAATAATGGTATTAGACTCTCTAATCCTCTTCATTCTTGTGAGCTGTATACCATttttaatggttaaatattCTAATGAGCATCCGTGAGTTAGATTAATTCATTAAAGCAAAGTATATATATCCCCTTTTCTCAAATTTGAATGTATCATAAATATTAGAGTATAGAATATCCCTTTACGCTTAAGTTTGAATTTCCTCGTCAAACTTccattttaataataatataaattaatGCCACACATTGAAGCAAAAATAATTAAGGTGATGTGAAGTACAATGGTTTTGATCAAATCCACAGACTGATGCTTAAAATCGAGCTGAATGGGATTATATGCTTGAAACCAACGTCTTAATTGGAACTAATACCTTTTAAATCCCAGAATCACTTTATTAGGCAGCATAGTACGTAAGTTGACTACTGCATCTTTAGAATCACATGTTGCTTGAGTTGATTACTAATTAAGTTTGGCATTCATCTATTTTATCAGTTAGTGGAAATGGGATTATGATGTGATTAGGTCATCGATCTCCCATCAGAATATGCCCTAGCTAGCCCTACCTGGGTCGTCGGTCATCATCTTGTGTTTTTGTAGTTGTTCCACGCGAGTCCATGTCTATGGAGATGACCTAATCTTCTGACTTCTGTGTAAAACAGTGGCCTCTTTGTCATTGAATCACACATTAATATCAGTACAGCTGCAGGTACATGATGGATATATCTGCAGTCGCCAAATGGAATATGTAGTTCTAGAAAAACTCCATTAGCATTCTTCCTTCCGCATCATTATCTGGATGTATAGATTCTATGTATGGTATATTTCAAGATCAAAGATTAAATTCCAAAAGTAGGCCATTGATTCGATCCAGCACCCCTTTCCGTATTCGGACAACAAAAATCGAAGCAACCAGTCAAATTAATAAGTCTAGAATCATAcggaaaatagaaagaaaatatacatacatacatacatacatatatatatatatatattttgggtTATAAGTCGAGATAGCTATCTATCATAGCTTGACATATGTTCTTATGCATTCTCTAATAAGCTTTTTAGCTGAATTTAATGGTTGTCTAATATGATATTAGAATCTGTTTCAAAAAATTCCGACTCTTGAAACCCTAATATATACCATCTCTTTCATAATTAAGTTTTTGAGGCATAGCCTCAATCGAAATGGGTGCTCATATAAATGGTTTAATAAATTAACTAAATAGAGAGAAAATCCAATGCAAGACGATGGAAATGGAGAGTGAGACCTTTGGCTGTCGAGTTGCAAAATTGTATGGGGTGCAATGGTGGTCAGCCTGTGATAAATATAGTTGGCTTGGATTTGATGCTCAGCTGGTCCccgtaatctctctctctctctctctctctctctctctctctctctcaactgaAACAGAAACAGGAGGCTTCTTTCTCTCTAACGCTTTAACCAGGGCCGGTCCTGAGAATTTGGAGGCCCTAGGCGAGCCTTTGAAGTGGGACCCTAAAATTCTCTGATCTCCGATTCTTTGTATattgatttgtataaaaaaaaatttctaaatatataaaaagttatattttcatatcaaatatcattaaaaattaatatcaaaagaagataaatatacaaacattatttaaacattacacgattaacgtttttatacataaatgtactaaatgtttgcAGTCAAGAGTTTAAGATTGAGAATGAAGAAtaataaaacttgatgatcaagagagtaaataacaataaaacttgattgacaagtataataaattcaacgccaattgtttctcttgtgtttttttttcttctaaaatcaacatcacactaacgaattgaatattaaaattatccattgaataaaaagttattgaaaagaaaaatatataattcaaagttttgattaccttaaagtacaatCTTTAAGACCATATGATAGTTGGTTTAAACATTCAAAAGAAATGAAGAGAATGTGAAGTTGGTTTAAACATTTGATAGAAATGGAGGGAATGAgaagttaaaagaaaaaaagattgcAAAGAGACTTGggttttataactttatatgcatTTGGACAGATGAATTGAGAGTTGGACAGATGAATTGGCTTCATGTTTTGAACTCAACatcccaaagaaaaataaagccaACATTTCCATTGCAGTAACAAATGAATTATGATATTTCTtacttatttttttgtatttatatgttaattacaagatataaatttttttgagaCCCTTCTGAAGTGGGGTCCTAAACGGGCGCCTACTTGGGCTACAGGGCCCGGCCCTGGCTTTAACGTGCGTGTTGGGTTTCTTTCATGTTCTTTCAAATTGGAATCTCTTGTGTTGTCCGATGGTGGTGGGGGTGTGGCCTGCTGGGTGTGGTCATTGCCTCATTACTGGTCTGTGACAATTGGTGTGGGTAAGTAGGACCCAGCCTGATCACCTCCACGTCTATCCCTACTTTGACTACTAAAACCAGTCTCCATTCCTGTCATCTTGCTTTCCCTCACACTCACAACtgcatatttcttttgtttactGTGTATCACTTTTACATGTAAGAAATCATGGAAATAAAATTTATACACATTGTTGTAGGAGATAAATTTGGTTAGATAGGGTTAGTTAAGTAGCGCAACTTACCGGAAAATATCAAAATGGAGTTATAAACTTATAACTAGTGGCGGAGACAAATGTGGTCATTAGTTAGCTACTTATGACTCTCATAGCTTGATAAACTTAATGTATATTTATCTGTGTATTTGTCTATGATACTTTTACATAATTGCGGCAAACTAAaagaatgaataaaaaaaacattgaatTACAAGGTGTTGCTTCTTTTGTGCAACATTGAATTACAAGCTGTTACTTCTTTTGTGCAACTCCATGTATAATTATTTGTAGATGTGTTCGATAAAAAGCCTCACTCGATTGGCCTCGACAAAAATCAATAGAATGCGGCATAACTTGATGGATATTCACCAGAAGCTCGATCGACAAAATGATCCCATGAAGTTTTTTTACCAAAATTATGACCCAATTATTATAACATTCTAACTCCGCCACTAGAGTTAACTAATATCAAATACAAATTGTCCTACAATTTTATGAAAAGTGTCATAAGAATGACGTGGTAGGATACTCTTACTCGAGTTTTACAAGAAACAATttcttatataaatatatatatatataagtatccAAGTATACCATTACTATAAATATATTAGAGAGTATTCATATTGATTTACAATTGACCACCAATATATCCATATGGGTGCCCACCAGGACTATGATCAGTGGACCTCCA
This genomic interval from Malus domestica chromosome 05, GDT2T_hap1 contains the following:
- the LOC103434819 gene encoding squamosa promoter-binding-like protein 3, translated to MESGRGHGKRILVKYEEEEEEEEEEEESRSGTPSIVDGEDERRDTVMMMNSTAPPPTGRRSGAGGSTAGPCCKVDCCNADLSDLKQYYRRHKVCDVHAKAPAVFMGGIRQRFCQQCSRFHSLSEFDDRKRSCRRRLAGHNERRRKTSLQ